The following DNA comes from Pieris napi chromosome 18, ilPieNapi1.2, whole genome shotgun sequence.
CCTCTACTGCGTGAAACGAATCACCGAACCACCGAACGAATCACAAAAGTAATGAGTTTGTAAAGTATGTAGCGTAAAGTATGCCTTGATGGAATGGAATAAAGTTGAATATAAAACAGCAAACCTTTGGAATTCAGAGAACATAGACAAACCGGTTTCTCTAATTATTATACGACCAAATTAGGAGACATAGTTCAGTTTAGTAATAGTAATAGTATTAGTAAGGTATTTTAAATCAACAGCATTAGATTAGATTGCGTCTGTGAAGTGAAGTGAGCAAAGTTTTGTTTGCTTGCATTTTGCAATcgctttgtttttgttatctcGGACTAAATATCGTTTTAAAGTGTtataaacaagttttaaagctgtaaaaaattatcagaatTTAGAATGTCtagttaataacaaaatagtaattacaaaaaaaataacagaatTGGGGAttccttataaaaaaaatatgataggGCTGGCCGCAGATGGTGCCAACGTAATGATGGGAAAGAACAATTCTCTTGCAACGAAGTTCAAACAAGACATACCACACCTTTTCGTTATGAAATGTGTATGCCATTCTGTACATCTTGTAGCGTCAAACGCTTGCTTAAAATTGCCTCGAGAACCCGAAGATCTAGCACGGGATGTGTATAACTATTTGAATGGTAGCCCAAAACGTACCGGCTTGTTGAAAGAATTCCAAGAATTTTTGGAATTAAAACCACACAAATTGCTGCAACCTTCTCAAACAAGATGGCTCTCTTTAGAGGCAGTAGTAAAGAGGTTGCTAGAACAATACGAAGCCTTAAAGTTGTACTTTAGGGACGCTATTTTCAGCGACCGTATTAAAGCTGCAGAAAACATATTGAGAATGATAGAAAATCCAGTGAACAAGCTATATCTGCAATTTATGGCGTATGCCTTAG
Coding sequences within:
- the LOC125058872 gene encoding uncharacterized protein LOC125058872, with translation MNFKAVKNYQNLECLVNNKIVITKKITELGIPYKKNMIGLAADGANVMMGKNNSLATKFKQDIPHLFVMKCVCHSVHLVASNACLKLPREPEDLARDVYNYLNGSPKRTGLLKEFQEFLELKPHKLLQPSQTRWLSLEAVVKRLLEQYEALKLYFRDAIFSDRIKAAENILRMIENPVNKLYLQFMAYALGIFNELNRTMQSENTNVHIIYNRVMTVIYTILGCYVKEEYISRNDHKNIDYKNPRKYMDIKDWYLGAEVGALIEELSGKR